The following are from one region of the Salvelinus alpinus chromosome 16, SLU_Salpinus.1, whole genome shotgun sequence genome:
- the LOC139541170 gene encoding LIM/homeobox protein Lhx4-like has protein sequence MMQSAAVLPTESPVKGVPEILGVPMQQIPQCAGCSQHILDKFILKVLDRHWHSKCLKCADCQALLADKCFSRAGNVYCKEDFFKRFGTKCASCQQGIPPTQVVRKAQDFVYHLHCFACVMCSRQLATGDEFYLMEDGRLVCKEDYETAKQNDDSEAGAKRPRTTITAKQLETLKIAYKNSPKPARHVREQLSSETGLDMRVVQVWFQNRRAKEKRLKKDAGRHRWGQFYKSVKRNRGGNKAEKESSTDDAGLSDSELSFRDDQILSDLGHTNGLYGSVGDGGVLNGGFSLDAAGQPYHDIRTGSPYGLPQSPSSIASLPGHTPLLNNLGFTMDSIMAQGGQGGVGQALRSMAGGPTSDLSTGSSTGYPDFPTSPASWLDEMDHSQF, from the exons aAATCCCCCAGTGTGCGGGCTGTAGTCAACACATCCTCGACAAGTTCATCCTGAAGGTGCTGGACCGCCACTGGCACTCCAAGTGCCTCAAGTGCGCAGACTGTCAAGCGTTGCTGGCAGACAAGTGTTTCTCGCGGGCAGGAAATGTGTACTGCAAAGAGGACTTCTTCAA GCGGTTTGGAACAAAGTGTGCGTCGTGCCAACAGGGGATCCCTCCGACCCAGGTGGTGCGGAAGGCCCAGGACTTTGTGTACCACCTGCACTGCTTTGCCTGCGTCATGTGCAGCCGGCAGCTGGCCACTGGGGATGAGTTCTACCTCATGGAGGATGGCAGGCTGGTGTGCAAGGAGGACTATGAAACAGCCAAACAGAATG ATGATTCAGAGGCAGGGGCAAAGCGACCACGGACCACCATCACAGCCAAACAGTTGGAGACCCTTAAAATTGCCTACAAGAACTCTCCCAAGCCAGCGCGCCACGTCCGCGAGCAGCTCTCCTCAGAGACGGGACTGGACATGAGAGTAGTGCAG GTGTGGTTCCAGAATCGTCGTGCGAAAGAGAAGCGTCTGAAGAAGGACGCAGGGCGGCACCGCTGGGGTCAGTTCTACAAAAGCGTCAAACGTAACCGAGGGGGCAACAAAGCAGAGAAGGAGAGTTCAACAGACGATGCGGGACTGAGTGACAGTGAGCTCAGCTTCAGAG ATGACCAGatcctgtcagacctgggccacACCAACGGCCTGTATGGGAGTGTGGGCGACGGGGGAGTGTTGAACGGAGGCTTCTCTCTGGACGCTGCTGGACAGCCCTATCATGACATTCGGACTGGCAGTCCATACGGCCTCCCCCAGTCGCCCTCGTCCATTGCCTCACTGCCCGGCCACACCCCGCTGCTCAACAACCTGGGCTTCACCATGGACAGCATCATGGCCCAGGGGGGGCAGGGAGGCGTGGGGCAGGCTCTCAGGTCCATGGCAGGAGGCCCCACCTCTGACCTCTCCACGGGAAGCAGCACGGGCTACCCAGACTTCCCCACCAGCCCTGCATCATGGCTGGACGAGATGGACCACTCCCAGTTCTGA